Proteins from a single region of Scylla paramamosain isolate STU-SP2022 chromosome 13, ASM3559412v1, whole genome shotgun sequence:
- the LOC135106184 gene encoding methyl-CpG-binding domain protein 3-like, whose amino-acid sequence MRNDAALVPPIRQTASIFKQPVTVVKTQPSSKVKADMMHGSQDKPKQLFWEKRLQGLQALDAQTSVLRNVDLPATLKAVGPNVEDQTVLQSVATALHVFPGPITGQTEARHYLEKNPGVFLNPSQPLVISVQIENEDIARQEERVGLVRHQLEKALREL is encoded by the exons ATGCGTAACGATGCAGCTCTGGTTCCCCCCATCCGCCAGACAGCCAGCATATTTAAACAGCCAGTTACAGTAGTAAAGACCCAGCCATCCAGCAAGGTCAAGGCCGACATGATGCACGGGTCACAGGACAAGCCAAAGCAG CTGTTCTGGGAGAAAAGACTGCAGGGTTTACAAGCTCTGGACGCCCAAACCTCCGTGTTGAGAAACGTCGACTTACCCGCTACTCTGAAGGCTGTGGGGCCGAACGTGGAGGACCAGACTGTGCTGCAG AGTGTCGCCACAGCCCTCCACGTGTTTCCTGGCCCCATTACCGGCCAGACAGAAGCGAGACATTACTTAGAAAAGAACCCAGGAGTGTTTTTGAACCCGTCACAGCCTCTCGTCATT TCGgtgcaaatagaaaacgaggacatagcaagacaggaagagagagtgggTCTTGTTCGACACCAGCTGGAGAAGGCATTGAGGGAGCTGtag